A window from Pangasianodon hypophthalmus isolate fPanHyp1 chromosome 16, fPanHyp1.pri, whole genome shotgun sequence encodes these proteins:
- the hoxc13a gene encoding homeobox protein Hox-C13a yields the protein MTTSLVLHPRWADTLMYVYEKSPNESGQNKNQAMEGLSGNCPATHCRDLISHPALGRHSGTITTHQGTVYSDISSPDAGRQCPAPQTSSSASLGYSYPFGNPYYGCRLSHSHNVNLQQKPCSYHPADKYTEPSTALPTEELSSRAKEFAFYPSFAGSYQAVPGYLDVSVVPSISAHPEPRHDALIPMEGYQHWALSNGWDGQVYCSKEQTQSSHLWKSPFPDVVPLQPEVSSYRRGRKKRVPYTKIQLKELEKEYAASKFITKDKRRRISATTNLSERQVTIWFQNRRVKEKKFISKSKANNHMHT from the exons ATGACGACTTCGCTGGTCTTGCATCCACGCTGGGCGGACACCTTGATGTACGTTTATGAAAAAAGCCCGAATGAAAGTGGTCAGAATAAAAATCAAGCTATGGAGGGACTGAGCGGGAATTGCCCTGCGACCCACTGCAGGGATCTTATCTCGCACCCAGCTTTGGGGCGACATTCGGGCACCATCACAACTCACCAGGGCACCGTGTACTCGGATATATCCTCACCTGACGCAGGAAGACAGTGTCCCGCGCCTCAGACGTCGTCCAGCGCCTCTCTGGGCTATAGTTACCCGTTTGGAAACCCGTACTACGGCTGCAGGCTGTCTCATTCGCACAACGTGAACTTGCAGCAGAAGCCGTGCTCGTATCATCCCGCAGATAAATACACCGAGCCCAGTACGGCACTGCCTACCGAGGAGCTCTCCAGCAGGGCAAAGGAATTCGCTTTCTACCCCAGCTTCGCCGGCTCATATCAGGCGGTTCCTGGCTATCTCGATGTGTCGGTGGTCCCCAGCATAAGCGCACATCCCGAGCCCCGACACGACGCGCTGATTCCAATGGAGGGCTATCAGCACTGGGCTCTGTCAAACGGCTGGGATGGGCAGGTGTACTGTTCAAAGGAACAAACACAGTCGTCTCATCTTTGGAAATCTCCTTTTCCAG atgtcgTCCCGTTGCAACCTGAGGTTAGCAGTTACCGGAGAGGACGCAAAAAGCGTGTTCCCTACACCAAGATCCAACTGAAGGAACTGGAGAAAGAGTACGCAGCCAGCAAATTCATCACTAAAGACAAAAGAAGACGCATCTCTGCTACCACCAATCTGTCTGAGCGTCAAGTTACTATTTGGTTTCAGAACCgcagagtgaaagagaagaaaTTTATCAGCAAATCTAAGGCGAACAATCACATGCACACTTAA